Proteins encoded within one genomic window of Humulus lupulus chromosome 1, drHumLupu1.1, whole genome shotgun sequence:
- the LOC133832977 gene encoding uncharacterized protein LOC133832977, producing the protein MVRRKKATQKPGLRSSPSVNNNANVHHEEVVEKDLVREEPADEVYADTEDKFQEVGEDNFLEDSEVPNTKNVAGSRSWAIESEEKDFQELAKEKWSKFQENFTANGGARLKYEESLVREGKLIAQIDIEETEVEASFWKSALVCVVLGANPPLAVFEGFINWLWGKLGIERIARMNAGHTLVKFRDEATRDMVLEAGVVHFDRKPVLLRPWSTDLDTLRLVKSVLVWIRLPDLGLQYWGLKSLSALVSTIGKPMMMDKVTEEKSMVKFARVLVDVEITDRLPHSISFINERGRLMEQTIEFERLPTRCSCCKCLSHTASSCKHAQEVVWKPKQTITSSEKGEYRGATVLCESGLENKPRDVNQMVAGKEAQTTSKGDQPAIKGDSKATLVTTTEEINEASCSMTGKEKPGSTPKKSSFLETKLHSNKIEEMMHDVFEQDQLITCEVQIKGVSQIANLSFVYGRNSVEERKIYGLSYNYLRQATAVEVEDSSQWRAKSLLIELRSSGSFFTWSNKQKEGSRIFSKLDRVFVNEMWLDTFPDSEARVNWDAISDHCFCIIKTVQFQTSGVRPFRYYNMWDKHKDFRSTILNIWSKPTGGFGLQKIIQKLWRLKPALIQFNKMQIGDVVQKYATAKQNYELAQLILQQSPSSNLLQQEEDEAATEYARMSKLYESFLRQKSKINWLRFGDENTAYFHASLKQRRMRNRITSFTTDVGQIVENPTEVIAHFHNHFKGFLGKSGALTGWVDLSCFQQGTILSLEQQLDLIHPFTKKDVKRALLSIPATKSSGPDGYGSRFYKTLWKNIGDEISEAILMFFDSGVIPTELNGTILSLIPKVASPSKATDYRPIACCNTLYKCSSKMICFRLAKVLPVIIHQNQEAFIQNRQLAHNILILQDILHGYSRKNISPRCVIKIDLSKAYDSVD; encoded by the exons ATGGTGAGGCGTAAGAAAGCTACTCAGAAGCCTGGACTGCGTTCATCTCCGAGTGTGAATAACAATGCCAATGTTCATCATGAAGAAGTGGTGGAGAAGGATCTTGTGAGAGAGGAACCTGCAGATGAGGTTTATGCGGATACAGAGGACAAATTTCAAGAGGTTGGGGAGGATAATTTTCTGGAGGATAGCGAAGTACCTAATACTAAGAATGTGGCTGGTTCCAGGTCTTGGGCGATTGAATCGGAGGAGAAAGACTTTCAGGAATTGGCAAAGGAAAAGTGGTCTAAATTTCAGGAAAATTTTACTGCTAATGGTGGTGCTCGGCTCAAATATGAGGAGTCTCTGGTTCGTGAAGGGAAACTGATAGCTCAAATCGATATAGAGGAGACTGAAGTGGAGGCGTCCTTCTGGAAATCAGCTTTGGTATGTGTAGTTTTAGGAGCTAATCCTCCCTTAGCAGTTTTTGAAGGTTTTATTAATTGGTTATGGGGAAAGTTGGGTATAGAAAGGATCGCCCGTATGAATGCGGGTCATACTCTGGTCAAGTTTAGGGATGAAGCAACTAGGGATATGGTTTTGGAAGCAGGAGTGGTTCACTTTGATAGGAAACCAGTCTTGTTGAGGCCTTGGTCGACTGATTTAGATACACTGAGGTTGGTGAAATCAGTCCTAGTTTGGATTCGATTGCCAGACTTAGGTCTTCAATATTGGGGTCTAAAAAGTCTGAGTGCTCTTGTTAGCACAATAGGGAAACCTATGATGATGGACAAGGTAACTGAGGAAAAATCTATGGTGAAATTTGCTAGGGTCCTTGTGGATGTTGAGATTACTGACAGATTACCTCACTCAATTAGTTTTATCAATGAGCGAGGTCGGTTGATGGAGCAGACAATAGAATTTGAACGGCTTCCCACCCGATGTTCTTGTTGCAAGTGTTTAAGCCATACTGCATCCAGCTGTAAACATGCTCAGGAGGTTGTTTGGAAACCAAAACAGACAATTACAAGTTCAGAAAAAGGGGAATATAGGGGTGCTACAGTACTGTGTGAGTCAGGGCTTGAGAATAAGCCAAGGGATGTCAATCAAATGGTTGCTGGAAAAGAAGCTCAAACTACTAGTAAAGGAGATCAGCCGGCTATAAAGGGAGATTCGAAGGCTACTTTGGTAACAACAACTGAAGAAATAAATGAGGCTAGTTGTTCAATGACAGGGAAGGAGAAACCTGGGTCTACCCCTAAAAAAA GTTCATTTCTGGAAACTAAACTTCACAGTAATAAGATTGAGGAGATGATGCATGATGTGTTC GAGCAGGACCAACTGATCACTTGTGAAGTGCAGATAAAGGGTGTTAGTCAAATAGCTAATCTTTCTTTTGTGTATGGAAGAAACTCAGTGGAAGAGAGGAAAATCTATGGGCTCAGTTACAATTACCTCAG GCAAGCTACTGCTGTGGAAGTTGAAGACAGTAGTCAATGGAGGGCAAAATCACTGTTGATCGAATTAAGATCCAGTGGTTCTTTTTTTACTTGGTCTAACAAACAAAAAGAAGGTTCAAGAATCTTTTCTAAGCTAGACAGAGTTTTTGTTAATGAAATGTGGCTTGATACCTTTCCTGACTCTGAAGCTCGGGTTAATTGGGATGCTATATCTGATCATTGTTTTTGTATCATCAAAACTGTTCAATTCCAAACTTCAGGGGTTAGGCCTTTCCGATACTATAATATGTGGGATAAACATAAGGATTTTAGGAGTACTATCTTGAATATCTGGTCTAAACCAACAGGTGGTTTTGGATTACAGAAGATCATTCAGAAACTTTGGAGACTGAAACCTGCCTTAATTCAGTTCAACAAAATGCAGATTGGTGATGTGGTTCAGAAATATGCAACAGCAAAGCAGAATTATGAGTTGGCCCAATTAATATTGCAGCAGTCTCCTTCTTCGAATTTGTTACAGCAGGAAGAGGATGAGGCAGCGACTGAGTATGCTAGAATGTCTAAGTTGTATGAAAGTTTCCTGAGGCAAAAAAGTAAAATTAACTGGCTTAGATTTGGAGATGAGAACACAGCTTACTTTCATGCAAGTCTGAAACAAAGGAGAATGAGGAATCGTATCACTAGTTTTACAACTGATGTGGGGCAGATTGTTGAGAATCCTACAGaggtaattgcacattttcataATCATTTTAAAGGTTTTCTGGGTAAGAGTGGTGCTCTAACTGGTTGGGTTGATTTGAGCTGTTTCCAGCAGGGTACTATTTTGTCATTAGAACAACAACTTGACCTGATTCATCCCTTTACTAAAAAGGATGTTAAGAGAGCTTTACTCAGTATTCCAGCTACCAAGAGTTCTGGCCCTGATGGTTATGGATCTAGATTTTATAAAACTCTCTGGAAGAATATAGGAGATGAAATATCTGAAGCGATACTGATGTTCTTTGATAGTGGTGTGATTCCTACTGAATTGAATGGAACAATCCTATCTCTTATTCCTAAGGTTGCTTCCCCTTCTAAGGCCACAGATTATCGTCCTATAGCCTGTTGTAACACCCTCTATAAATGTAGTTCTAAGATGATTTGTTTTCGATTGGCAAAGGTTCTTCCTGTGATAATTCATCAAAATCAAGAAGCCTTTATACAGAACAGACAACTTGCTCATAATATCTTAATCCTTCAAGACATTCTGCATGGTTATTCTAGGAAGAATATTTCTCCCCGTTGTGTGATAAAAATTGATCTCAGCAAGGCGTATGACTCTGTTGATTGA